The Cryptomeria japonica chromosome 6, Sugi_1.0, whole genome shotgun sequence genomic interval TCTTGTATAGAGCTCGTAACCATTGAATTTTAGCTAATTTATTTGTTTCATTCTTCATGTGCATATAACTCTGAATTATGTTCATAAGAACATTTATCTGCAAATGATATTTCTCCTCATAATCTCTTGGTACCTAGTTGACGTGTCACATTTATCTTGTAACATGCTTGCATGCCCTATATAAGCTCCCTATAGTGCTCCTTTTGCATTATATGTTTCTCAACTACTACATTGGTAAGTGTTTACATTTTTTGTTACTATTAGAGCCAATAATAGTTATTTGAAGATAGATCACATCTACCATTGTGTTCTACTACAACAGTCGCATCTAGGATATAATAAATTTTGGCCACTAATGCTTGTATTGAAAGTAAGATAGAGGAAGAAATGCTCAAAACTTGTggataaaaatacaatataatcaTTCAATTCTAATAAATTTCCGCAATCCATGATAGTATCGAAattagtttctggatttgattgtgtgcaagattttaaatatcaacatttcggatcacacttcgtgatccatcatctttcatctccttgatctctcattcatcttgatgatggatcatgaagtgtgatccgaaacattgatgttTAAAATCTtgcacacaatctaatctagaaactAATTTCGATAATATAATCATTTCTGAGCATATGGTTAGATGAGGCACAGATTGTAAGATTTGTTCTACAATGAGAGTGGACTTTATGGTTACCCTTTTTGAATATATGAAACTTGCAAAATTATGGGAAATTTAGTTTAAGACAAGGTTATAGATAATTTTCCTATCCAAAGCTTCACAAAACCTAGACATTACTGGAGTAGATGAAGAAAATTGAACCACTACGAATAGTGGTCAAACCCTATGAGGGATCAACAACCTTATCTCCACTTCAAGAAAACCTTCAGGTTCTCTGACCTTTAAGTTTACCCACTAAGATGGAAAAGTGTGAAAAAACAATGTAGTATTGGAAAATAAAAATATTCTAACTACAAATGATGAAAGTACAAGCTATCAAGACTATCTACACAAATATGTGTACTCTTTATTTAGGATGTATGTACGGGTTAGGGATGATAGAATGGTGTGCATGTGTCTTATTTGGATGAGGTACAAAATAATAAATACTTCTAACTCTTCTATATCTATACTATGAAAATGCTAAACTAGAAATTAACAGGATGTAAAGGATTGGTTCAAGATAGTAAAGAGAAGATAGAGATACTCACAGGCCTTCCAACTAATGAAGCCTCTAGTTAAACTTGCATGCATATGACCAATGATGTAAATGTTGGGTGGTTGTGATTAGAGGTTTTCCATAGTCAAACTCCTACTTTGGTGTTTACTCCTCCACAGATAGCCAAGAAAGATAGATTGTATGAAATTAATGAAAAGAGAGATAAATGATAATGAACAATAGTTGATACACAAGGCAATATGAACACGATAACTAAGGAAAGAACACTTCTCTTCAACATAAATAGGTATCCTTAGATGctatattacattaattttttaacaaaaatataTGCACTTTGTGTGATATCTCTATttgaacctcttaatctcctttggaaaaaaaaaaaaaaaaaaagtttagaaactagatttcaAGCACTATAAATTTtgttcttatcacatcttcaaaaTTTAAATGTGGCTAGCTTCAAGTATTCAAATCCAagatcattttttattgatttcaaaaagAAGTTGGCTACTTTTGACCTCCTTTTGGTCCTCCATTTTCATGCACATATCCTCTTGAATCATGAATAATCCACCTTATCCATGTCATGTTAGTTAGTGATAAGTACCTTAGTAATCTTATCAATAAAAATAAAGTAGACATATACACGTTTAGATCCTAGCCTAAAACAAAATACCTAGAGTCAGAATTTAATTGAACTAAACTCTAAATTTAAGAAATTTCTACTATTAGAATAAAATTAATATAGGAGAAATTGACACAAATAATATTAGAAAGATTAATAAGGGATACAATTCTTACCTACTTTATTGTGTGTTATTGATTTTAACCTCTTTGATCAACTAATGCACTTTGACAAAATAATAGAATTTTAGGTGTAGCATTGGGACAATAATTAGGAGCTAGTGATAGAGGTTTGTTGAGATTTCTAACATATTGGGCTAGGTTGTGCCTATAGTATGGTCTTGAGACACTTTGCCTTCATTTGGTTCTATCCACTAACGATTTTCGCATTTCAAGTTTGTTTCTACACGTTCACTTATACACATACATGCATTTGAGAAGCTAGCGGTGTTGAAAAGCACCATTGGGGGGCTTGCTAATATGCATAAAGAAGAACAAGGAGTGTTCACTTATTCACATACATGTGTTTCAGAAGCTAGTGGTGTTGAAAAACACCATCCGGGGGTTTGCTAATAGGCATAAAGAATAACAAGGAGTTCTTCAATACTCACATGGCTGATATAACAAGATTGAAAATATGCAAAATAAAGAATAGAAATATTGATGCAATTGAGATTAATTTGAGATAGAGATTGAGATAAATCTTTTTGTAATTGGTTATGGATGAATTTTTTTAATGTATTGATGATCAAAATagtcaaaaaaatgattttgaatttAATTCCTAGACACATAACTTAAAACCTTTGATACACAAACCAATAGATAACAAGACCCATATAATTAAAAAATCAACttagaaaaaaaaactaaaattcaaACTAGAACAATCTTATTGTacattaataaatttaatatatcgAAATGATAATCCCAACCTACACACTGAACTATGTAGTTTAAATCCAAATAAAATAACATAAGCTTTTATCCCTTATAATAGTTAATATTGAATATGTGTCCTTGTCACAATTTTGTTATCATCTATAGATGCTAtcattaattaaatagaatttagaAGTGGTCCAATCATCTTAGTGATTTACAAAAGAAATGGGTAAAAGACATGCATGAGATCTCAACCCTAGGTGGGAAATGTTAACTAGAGTGGAAGATCTCTCAAAGCAATGAGAGCCACTCACTGCAGGAGGACATTGTTATTTCCACGCTTCTTTGTACTTTCGTAGAGACAGACTAACATGACAAACGATTGAAGAATGATTTTAGGGTGGACCAATGGAAACCTTCCAACAGACTAACATGACAGACGATTGATGAATGATTTTAGGGTGTCCCAGTGGAAAATTTACCAAACAAAGAATGCATGTGATTAATAGACCTAATTTGGAAGTTTGCTCCAAAATTTCCACGTGCTTAGAAACAAGAGGATGACTTTCAGTCAAGAAAGTAATCTCGGAATCTAATTTGTGCTTCTTGTCAAGATTTACCTCAGACAACTTTGAAAAAGTAATAAAAATCTAGTAATCCTTGTGAACAGACGAGCAGACAACTTTCTCTCACTTCAACCCAGTTTGATTACATTATCATGAAAGTTTGATTTCTAAGCACCTTTTTTCCtcttccatcaaagtttgacaagacTTAATTATGCCATCATTTGAGAACATTTATCAAAGTTCGATTTGGGAATACAGTTTTTATTGCACCAATGTCTGATTAAGACATAATTTATGTGATCCATAGATGATTACCAGGTCAAGAAAAAGTGTCATTCTCATTCTTTTAATTTTACCCATCCTGGTCAATTTTGCACATCTGGCGGAGATCAAATATAAATGCGTGGGCTGAATCACTGGTTAATATCCCTTTTTCAACATTCAACAACTCGCATTCACAGCTAATATGATCAGTCCAAAAGAATTATAAACCAGTTTCAAACTAGTCATTGAAAACAAGAACACTGGCAGGATGCACTTGCTAGAACAAAAGATGAAGGCATGGAAACAGGTGAAGGCATGGAAGGCCCATTCTCATGCATTGTGTGGAACAATTCTCCTTTTAATTGTTTCCCTGATGTACATGAGCTCCAACAATGAATTCCATGTACAAAGTGGGTCTTTTGCATCTGGTACCTGCCAGGGAAAGCGGATCTACATGTACAATCTGCCGGACAAATTCAACACATTAATCCTGAAAAACTGCAGTGGGCAGATCGTTCCGTGGCTGAACTTTTGCCCACACGCCCAAAATGACGGCTTTGGGAGCGCAATAGCAAACCACAGTGGGTGGTACGCTTCGGATTTGTATATGGTGGAGCTGGTTTTTCACAGGCGGATGATGGAATACCCATGCCTGGTGGACTCCATGGAAGCAGCCGATGCGTTTTATGTGCCGTATTATAGTGGCCTGGATGCGTTGCGGTTTCTGTACGGGTCTGACAGGGGCAAGGCGGGTGAGCACGGGTCGGAGCTCGTGGCTTGGCTGGAGGAAAATGGCGGGTCGAGGTGGAGGAGAAAGGGCGGGGCAGATCATTTTGTTGTGACGGGTCGGACCGTGTGGGATCTGTGTGCTGCCACTCCCGGGTGGGGCACGGGTCTGTTAGAGCTCGGGGCATTGCAGAATGTAACGGTTCTGTGCGTTGAGGGTAGAACGTGGGTCACCCGGGAACAGGCCGTTCCGTACCTGACGTCATTTCACCCGGGCTCGGTCGAAGAGCTGGGCATATGGACGGGCCGGGTCGGGTCGGCGGAGAGGAATTTTTTGTTTGCTTTTGTCGGTGGGGAGCGCAAAGATGTGGGGTTGAGGCAGGCGATCATATGGCAGTGTAGGAATTCGTCGAGGTGTGATTTTTTGAACTGTGGGCAGATCAAGTGCAGTCACAGGCCGGTGGCGGTGATGGAGAAGTTGTTGACGGCGGAGTTTTGTTTGCAGCCGCCGGGTGATTCGCCCACCCGACGGTCCACATTCGATGGCTTGATTGCCGGGTGTATTCCGGTCTTTTTCAGGAACGACTCTGCGTATCAGCAGTATACGTGGCATCTTCCTAAGGATACGGATTCGTATTCTGTGTTTATACCCGAAGATAGGGTTGTTCATGGAGGGCTGCGGATTGAGGATGTTCTGGGTGAGTATTCGGCAGAGAGGAGGGGGGAAATGAGAGAGAATATTGTGGGGATTATTCCGCGTTTAGTTTACATGAGCGTTGGGGCTTCTCAGGGCGTTGTGAAGGATGCTTTTGATGTGAGTTTGGAGGGTGTTCTTCGTAGGGCCGGGCAAGCCAATCTTACAATTCAATAACttcaattcaaatcaattcaattcaatttgttTCGATCTATGTATAGATTATTCTTTGTTTTCTGTGCTTGTGGAGTGCCGGGTTTCTCTCACCATAACAGTCATTCCTTGTTGAATTGTCCATGGATTTTGATATGATATTTTTAGATTGATCATCCAAATTCATAATTGATCACTTAATGGATCTTCATGTATGGAAGAATTCTTTGTCCATCCTTTGCATTTTCTTGTTCTTggatatttttatacttctacccAATGTCTCGAGGAAGACTTTCTCATATTGCTCTTCATGGGATTctttttaagtatttaatttgattgatcatttaaattcataattGATTGATCACTTAATGGATCTTCATATAAGAAAGAGTTCTTTGTCCATCCTTTGGATTCTCTTATTCTTggatatttttatacttctacccAATGTCTTCAGACTTTCTCATATTGCTCTTCATAGGATTTTTTAAATATCTAATTTGTGATAAGTACTTTTGAATTAAGCATAAGCACTTCCTCATGTGTAGATGCTAGCTGATTGATTGATGAAATATTTCAAATTATCAACCATTGCTTGTTTCCTTGTTGGATTTCAATACATGCATCATGATTGAAACCTTCTTCTTCCTCATCGTAATATGACATGTGATTGACATAAGAGTCGGAGGGATTAAAAGTATTCATGGTGACGAGTAGGATATATATTATTACTCTTAGGCATCAAAGGTAAGCATTCATTGTTTAGAAAACAACGAATTCCCACATCAGtataattaaaacataaataaaaaactgCAATAAAAGATAGACATGGAAATCATAGGTTAaccaaaatgcaagaaaataaatctTATTCTATGATAAAAGATCTAAACTAGATAAGTCTTTGATAAAATTTCATATTTAAGAGAGGTTCCTTAAATGTAAAATCTGCTTAAAATTAAGCAAGTGGAGTGTTCCCATGGAAATTTTTAATTAAGGGGAAAGGATAAATTTGAATCTTTTTCTATTTTTGTGGAGCAGCCACTCcttaaaaataagctttgaaaaaaatgaACTTAacaataagctttgaaaaaaaaggGGCTGAAAATAAGCACTTGTTGCTTATTGAGAAGAATGACAAGTGGCTCCACAATTTATTTTTTCCCTGCTTTCATTTTTCCTCTAAAATTTAGgtgaaaatttattattattaaagattatattaaaaatacaatttaaaataacTGATTGTTTTTATAAGCAACTTTCATGAGGCCATGGGCTCCACAAATTTTGAGCTACAGCtcctagccaaaataagctaagtagCCCCATGGGGACTTGCCCTAAGTGGTATCTAAATAATTGAGACAAAAAATATAAGATAATCTATATTTTTTTGGTTTATGGCATGTTGTCAACTTTGATCTATTTGACCAATTAATGCACTATGatgtaaaaaaaaagaaattaaaatttatatatggaATAATATTTAGGAGCTTGTGATTAGATTTTAAGACTAATgtaaaacaattaatgaatgattgTATTTTAAATTTATTGTGAAAAATTCAATTATTAAAGAGTTTcaatttaattggttaattaattggtgagggtgatggtaTACCTTGATTACGTAATCTTCTAAGATTCAAATATGTAGAAGGTTCAAATGATGCTTAAGACGAATTTGATAGTGGTTATGAATCCTTAAATCTAACTAGAAAGAAATCAATTACTCATAATATTTAGACAAATTGTACTCATAAAACTCAAAATCATATTCCCCATACCAACAAAATGCTAAAactatttaaaattattattaaaagaataagaaaagaagagaagaagacacTTTGCTCCTACATATAATTTTATCTGTGAGACATTTTCATTTTTAAGATCTATAGAATGTCTTCACCTATGCATGTACATGTGTATCAGAAAATGTTTTTTGATAatactcaaatcatatgactaatgTAACAAGATGAAAAAGTATACAAAATAGAGAATGTAAATGTTGATGCAATTAAAGATCAATTCAAGAATGAGTTGGGAGATAAATTGAGATTGAATTTTCtatgattaaatgtaaatgtaaatacaAGATATTAATAAttcactaattaaataatttacatAAATATTCTTAAATATAAATTCTAAATACATAATTTGAAATCTTTGACACATACACTTGTAAGTAACAATCATATTCTTAAAAAATCaacttataaaaataaaatattcaaaatttaaactAAAACAATCTTTAGATCTTATACTAATCAATttaatatatcaaaataataatctATATTAAAATCAATTCCTAAATTAAACTAATCAAATAAAATACTAAAACTATATATTTAAGTATACAAAtactataaaaaaaataaaaaatataaaaacatataattttatctcttattatgattaatatttaatatttgtccATATTGTCCTTTAATAGCATCTATAATATCATAAATTTATTAGAATTAAGAAAATGATCAAATTGTTTTAGTGATGACTTGGGTAATACGTAGAGGGTTTTCAAAAGAGTTTAAAATAAAAGCGTAGAAAGCTTTATGTTCTAGGCATATACAACCATACATTACATGAAAGTGTCTTAAtttttatgtttgtttttattttcttgaagactAATGATAAAGTATTAATGAATGATTATGTTTTAAGACTAATattaaacaattaatgaatgattgTGTTTTAAGACTAATGACAAACAATTGATGAATTATTGTGGTTTAAGATGAATGCCAAACAAATAATGAATGATTGTATTTTAAATTAATGATGATATACTTTAATTACATCATCTTTCAAGatgtaataaataaaaaaataaactaaatCTTGCTTAAAACAAATTTGATAAAGTGATCACCCCTCAATCTTAAATTCTAACTAAAAAAACTCAATTATTCTTACAATTTAAACTCATAAACACACACTCATACAACTCAAAACTCTTGTTAAAactatttaaaattattataaaaagaaagaaaaagatgcatGTGAAAAATAGACATATTGGAAGATAGTTCCAAAGTGTCCTCGATGCTTAAAATCATGATGTCCTTGTGAATGTGAAGGAATCAATCTCCTAACCTAATATTCCACACAACTTTCCATCACATCAACCCAAGTTCAATAacaacattatattatatattatacttTGATCATTTTTTTATTGCACCAAATTTTGATAAGACATAATTATGCCATGTTGTCAAACTCACTTCCATTGTATAATCTAGCCAACGGACACCACTAGAGACGTCCTCGTTAGAAAGAATGGCAATATTCTaggacaattttttatttattttttattttttaagtcatAATATTCAACACGGAATTTAATATAGACGATTGTCTATAGTTGAG includes:
- the LOC131069987 gene encoding probable xyloglucan galactosyltransferase GT19 — translated: MHLLEQKMKAWKQVKAWKAHSHALCGTILLLIVSLMYMSSNNEFHVQSGSFASGTCQGKRIYMYNLPDKFNTLILKNCSGQIVPWLNFCPHAQNDGFGSAIANHSGWYASDLYMVELVFHRRMMEYPCLVDSMEAADAFYVPYYSGLDALRFLYGSDRGKAGEHGSELVAWLEENGGSRWRRKGGADHFVVTGRTVWDLCAATPGWGTGLLELGALQNVTVLCVEGRTWVTREQAVPYLTSFHPGSVEELGIWTGRVGSAERNFLFAFVGGERKDVGLRQAIIWQCRNSSRCDFLNCGQIKCSHRPVAVMEKLLTAEFCLQPPGDSPTRRSTFDGLIAGCIPVFFRNDSAYQQYTWHLPKDTDSYSVFIPEDRVVHGGLRIEDVLGEYSAERRGEMRENIVGIIPRLVYMSVGASQGVVKDAFDVSLEGVLRRAGQANLTIQ